The proteins below are encoded in one region of Oxyura jamaicensis isolate SHBP4307 breed ruddy duck chromosome 22, BPBGC_Ojam_1.0, whole genome shotgun sequence:
- the TGFA gene encoding protransforming growth factor alpha produces MPAAALALGVLVAVCHALENTTSALSGPPVAAAVRSHFNECPDSHSQFCFHGTCRFLVQEDKPACVCHSGYVGTRCEHADLLAVVAANQKKQTITALVVVAVVASVVLIAVCVLIHCCRLRKRCGCCREPLCGQEKPAGLLKGGASCCHAETVV; encoded by the exons ATGCCGGCGGCAGCGCTGGCCCTGG GCGTGCTGGTAGCTGTGTGCCATGCCCTGGAGAACACGACGTCGGCCCTGAGCG GTCCAccggtggcggcggcggtgcGGTCCCACTTCAACGAGTGCCCCGACTCCCACAGCCAGTTCTGCTTCCACGGGACCTGCCGCTTCCTCGTGCAGGAGGACAAGCCGGCGTGCGT GTGCCACTCGGGCTACGTGGGGACGCGCTGCGAGCACGCCGACCTCCTGGCCGTGGTGGCCGCCAACCAGAAGAAGCAGACGATCACCGCCCTGGTGGTGGTGGCCGTGGTGGCCTCGGTCGTGCTCATCGCCGTCTGCGTGCTCATACA CTGCTGCCGGCTGCGGAAGCGCTGCGGGTGCTGCCGGGAACCCCTCTGCGGCCAGGAGAAGCCGGCCGGGCTCCTGAAGGGCGGCGCGTCCTGCTGCCACGCCGAGACGG TCGTCTGA